AACCACGCAACTGCAGAggagcaaagacagaaagataagTTCATTAATCCCTGAAGAGAAAATTTACATGTTCTCTTATCTGAGCATCGCGCTGCAGGCCGGCCTGCAcaggaagccccgcccacaaCAGCATTTATCCTTAATGGACGTGGTTAGCCCGAGGCGGCGTGCCCCTGACGGccatgtttgtttctgtgtttatggGACAGGAAGTGTGATCGGTCAGATTTTGGGCGACGAGGATTCAGCTGATCTGCTGGTctggactgaagctgctgatcGTGGACTCCCAGCTCACGTCTGAAGGCCTCAGAGTttcaaacagacaaaatcaCATCGAGGCCTTTGACGCGTCTCATTTCTTTActtctttctatttttcatgggattttttttcagggtgttttcgttctcatttcttttttattatttgtgggGTAATTTGGTGGTAATGTTATGCTGTTATAGAActttaaaaacatgttacaataatcaatattttttggttttatttatttatttattcatgtgtttgtacttattttttgtttgttgtcataatttttgatgattttttgcttaaaaaaaaaaaaacctttttactaatttcttgctcaGGTCTGAACGGACTCGTTGATGTAAATATAAACCAACAATCTGCTTCTGTTTGTAAACAAATAAACGGGAGATAAAattaaaccataaataaatgaaatgctgcCGACGTCCAGCCTCACTAACAGAGCGGCGTCTGTTCCCCTCAGAGTGTGGGCGCTCATGTGTCTGGTCACGtagccgccacacacacacactcacacacgcacactcacacacacacacacacacacacacacacacacacacacacacacagcttttccTCTGGGAGCAGTTCGGCTCAAAATGTCTGGACTTTTAACAACAGATGCAGCAGCTTTGTGCAGGAacacaggcagtgtgtgtgtgtgtgtgtgtgtgtgtgtgtgtgtgtgtgtgtgtgtgtgagactcagGTGTGAGACTCAGGTATGTGTGTATaatccgtctgtctctctgccgaCAGTAAATAAGCGTGGTTGTATCTGAGAAACGTCAGTGAGGAGAAACGTTAAGGCCCCGTGCCAGAGGACAAACCCTAACCTGCCCTCTGACAGGTGTGATATGACAGGTGTGTGGTGACAGGTGTGTGGTGACAGGTGTGTGGTGACAGGTGTGATATGAGAGGTGTGTTCTGACAGGTGTGATCTGACAGGTGTGATATGAGAGGTGTGATTTGAGAGGTGTGATCTGACAGGTGTGATATGAGAGGTGTGATTTGAGAGGTGTGATCTGACAGGTGTGATATGACAGGTGTGATCTTACAGGTGTGATATGACAGGTGTGACATGAGAGGTGTGATATGACAGGTGTGATATGAGAGGTGTGTTCTGACAGGTGTGATATGACAGGTGTGATATGACAGGTGTGATCTGACAGGTGTGTTCTGACAGGTGTGTGGTGACAGGTGTgatctgacaggtgtgtgtgtggcgtgttggtgtgtgtgtgtggaggctcaCCGTGTCGCTCAGCGTCCTGGCGGAGTCCTGCAGCCGCTCGCGCAGCTTGAGCAGGCGGTGGTGGAGCTGCAGGCTGAGCGTCAGCAGGAGGCTGCGCAGCCTCGTCCAGGCGCTGGGCTCGTCATCCTCGTCTTCGTCCTCGTACTGCTGCACCCTCACCTCCCACTCCTGACCTGCCCggccacacgcacacacaaagtcacTTTTTACTGATTCACCTGAATCGGACGCGCCCCTCTACCTGtgaatctgattctgattctgattgtgaatctgattgtgattgtgattctgattgtgaatctgattgtgattctgattatGAATCTGATTGTGaatctgattgtgattctgattgtgaatctgattgtgattctgattatGAATCTGATTGTGaatctgattgtgattctgattgtgaagctgattctgattgtgattctgattatGAATCTGATTGtgaatctgattctgattctgattgtgaagctgattctgattgtgattctgattgtgaATCTGATTGtgaatctgattctgattctgattgtgaagCTGATTCTGATCATGATTCTGTTTATGAATCTGATTGtgaatctgattctgattctgattgtgaagCTGATTCGGATTGTGACTGTGAATCTGATTTtgaatctgattctgattgtgattctgattgtgaATCTGATTGTGAATCCAATACAAAAGAAGAACAGTgcatttaaaggtgcagtctgCAAAATAAAGTTGCGCCGCAGAAAATTTCCCTGGACcttttagactcagctgatCAAAACCACCATGTCTCCTGATGAGAACCACGCAGACTCAGCTGTACTCACGCAGCGTGGGCGGCAGCGGCAGGTAGTAGGCGGTGGCGTCCTCCAGGCGGCTCAGCACCTCGTCCAGGCCGGACGAGGCGGCGCGGCCCACCTGCGTGTCCTGCAGTGACCGCACGGCCGCCCAGCCCGCCTCCGTCAGACGCTCCAGACGCTCCAGAGCGCCGTCCAGCCCGTCCACCACGCGCACCTGCACATCGTCCAGCGTCACGAAGAAAGCGTCCTTCAGGTGACCCATCACCTGAGGGGGGAGGGGCATGAACAACAGTGGTAACAATTACAATCAAAattcaataaacaaaataaacaataagaTTCTGGGGTTCAAGCCAACAAAGACCGTTAGAAGCCTCGTTACAAAGAGCTGCCAGGTGTGGTCCAGGTGTGGTCCAGGTGTGGTCCAGGTGTGGTCCAGGTGTGGACAGAAAAACACCTTTTGATTTATAGTGTGATTTGTGTTacacctgtttttgtttttgttttttgttttgttttgttttgttgcatttataGCGCCCCCCAGTGGTCGATTAGGATGAAACGTTCAGGGTTTGTCTCAGGTGCTGATATGAACGGATCCTGCAGGCTTCGTGCTGATTGGCCCAATGtgctaagccacgcccacaGCTAAGCCACGCCCACAGCTGCTGTCGCTGGTTTCATGTAaatctctgttgtttttattatctgGATTGAATTAACTCCtacaacctgtgtgtgtgttcgtgtgtgtgtgtgtgtgtgtgtgtgtgagtgtgtgagtgtgtgagtgtgagtgtgtgtgtgtgtgacctcctcTGTGGACTGCTGCAGGACGGGGAAGTTCCTCTCCAGACGGTCCAGACCCACGCAGGCGTAACCGTTGGCAACCTcgactgtggagagagagagacagcggtGAGCcaaccagagtgtgtgtgtgtgtgtgtgtgtgtatgcgcgtgtgtgtctgtgcgtgttcacgtgtgtgtgtgtgtctgtgtgtgtgtgtgtgtgtgtgtgtgtgtgctcactctGTGGCTCCAGGCTCTGCAGCAGGGGCGTGGCACGCTGCATGGCTGCCATGGAAACGTTGCGCATGCCCACCTCGGCAGCCCCGCCCACCAGGCCCAGCAGAGGGTAGCGACCTTTGACCTCGGTGTACGCCGAGGTGACGGAGTCCAGGGCGGAGCGGACGAGCGGCAGCTGGGACACCCGCTGCACGGCGCTCACctgcagggtcaaaggtcacagggtcaccTGGATTACAGACAAGTTttcaaaaaaacccaaacagattattttaaatccacctgtggtgtgtgtgtctttatgtgtgtgtgtgtgtctttgtgtgtgtgtgtgtgtgtgtgtgtgtgtgtgtgtgtgtgtgtgtgtgtgtctttatgtgtgtgtgtgtgtctttatatgtgtgtgtgtgtgtgtgtgtgtgtgtatctttatgtgtgtgtgtgtgtgtgtgtgtctttatgtgtgtgtgtgtgtctttgtgtgtgtgtgtgtgtgtgtgtgtgtgtgtatctttatgtgtgtgtgtgtgtgtgtgtgtgtgtatctttatgtgtgtgtgcctgtgtgtgtgtgtgtgtatgtgtgtctttatgtgtgtgtgtgtgtgcgtctttgtgtgtgtgtgtgtgtttgtctgtgtgtgtgtgtgtgtgtgtgtgtgtgtgtgtgtgtgtgtgttcatcttaAACTGATCTATTCATTGTAATATTGTTTTTCCTGGGGCCTCAAAATGTCCCGGGACGGCCCTGAACTTCAACCCCTCACACCCATCTGGTCTCTGGGTGAGAGCTGATCCCGACCTGAGCGAGCGGGTGCAGGTGTGTGGTTcctctggccccgccccccccccgcTCACCTGGTTGTACTGATGATCTGAGTACGACATTTCCCTCTCACCGAATCTGCAGGGACagagaagcagtgtgtgtggtgagttTGTCACAAAGGTCACActgctgccgtgtgtgtgtgtgtgtgtgtgtgtgtgtgtgtgtgtgtgtgtcggcgcGACATGAGGCAGTCAGCTGCCGGCCGGCCACAAAGCCCCGGTCTGTTCCCAGCAGCCAGCATGGAAATCAGCTTTCCCTGCACGGCTCGGCCTCACCGCACACAAGCAGCTCATTCATCCCATCTGTGTTTAGGTGAAGCTGCATGTtgagaggagagcagctgagcacacacacacacacacacacacacacacacacatacacatacacacacacacacacacacacacgttaaagtgtcagtgtgtgttacgATGTTGCAGGGACGTCGCCTCGCCTCAGAGCCGAGACTCGGGTCATTTTTCCTGACGTCCGTCTCTGCTCGACGAAAAACCACCAATCAGatcaaggaaaaaacaacatggcGTTCAAAGTGACGCATCGTTTTTAACAGCGAGTCTGTAacagcccccccccaccccccaccctccagtCACTTCACACGCTAGTAAcacatctgatttaaaaaattaagtttAACAAAAATCAGAATTGGCAAGAGTTCGGCTGAATATTTGACATCTTCAGGAGCCAAATCCACCAATCAGAATCCACCAAAGCCGATATTTAACGTCACAGAGGAAAGACGCTCGCTCGCTTTCCGTCTGTCCTTCATCAGGAGAGAAATGGAAGCAAAGACTGGAAACCAAACGCAGGAACAATCCAAGGTCACAGCTGCACCCAAACGTCAATGAACACCAtcgaagaagaggaagaaatgaaagCCAAACATGAGATGACCTCTCCTggaaaaatgtgacttttaagATCATAAACAGAGACAATAAAGTGAATGAAGTTTGTTTCTCAGGCGAATAAGACCTGAAGTCTAAATTCAGACTAAATGTGGCCCTTAACCCGACCACATCCTTTACATCTTTGAGACACTGAAAGATGAAATAATTTAGATAAGAGGCAAATCAggttttttaaattgtttttcctttggaaagaaaaaagtaagaacagtgagaaaagaaaaagtaagaaaaagtgAAACCTGCAGAAACTTTTCAGGAACAGAAACTTTCAGCAAACTGAGACGGGAGGAGGCGCGTTTTGAGTTCTTACCccatcagagagcagctgctgcacGGAGCTCAGGACGCGACTGGCAGCCCCGCCGCCCCGCCCCAATATAAGGCCCCGCCGCCGAGCCGGCCACTTCCTGTGTGACCCGcacgggggggggggttagggaGCTGATTGGAGGAGGCGGCAGGTGACATCACTGCCTGATCTGCTCATGTGACGCCGTGCGCCTCCAGAATCTGAGGCTTCGCTTTGACACCAAAAAACCCCGGCGACCAATCGATTAGCCAGGAACAAACGAGGCCTTTCAGGGCGCTCTGGAAACGCCGGCACTGCACCATCACACTGCCACAAGACCGGAGCTCTGCCGGGCCGAGCCAGCCTGCCAACCAGCctgccagcctgccagccagccaacccgccaaccagccagccagccagccagccaaccagcaagccatccagccagccagccagccagccaaccagcctgccagcctgccagccagccaaccagcctgccagcctgccagccagccaaccagccagccagccagccagccaaccagccagccagccagccagccaaccagcctgccaaccagcctgccagcctgccagccagccaaccagccagccagcctgccagccaaccagcctgccaaccagcctgccagccagccaaccagccaaccagccagccagccagccagccagccaaccagcctACCAACCAGCCTGccatccagccagccagccagccaaccagccaaccagccTGCCAACCAGCCTGCCAACCAGCCtgccaaccagccagccagccaaccagcctGCCAACCAGCCTGccatccagccagccagccagccagcgagCCATCCAGGTGTCCAGTTATTCTTATTGTTCTCATTatttttatagtttatttttaatcttcttattttttataaccatgttttcttcttttattgctGCTTGATTTTAgttgtttctttatgtttttcacaaatttatgaaaaagaaGCCGCTCTCTCCGCGGCTCcgcctgtgctgccccctgctggccgaggctccacctgtgctgccccctgctggccgtgtctcaggcctgcagctgatcccctcagcagattctactctgacatggcaTTCAGGTAGTGTTGTAGTACTCGAGATCGGTCTTGGTCTCGAGACCACTTTTTGAGGATCTCAGTCTCGTCTCAGAATCGAAGGCATTTTCACTCGGTCTTGTCTCGGTCTCGGACTGGGCAAACTCGGAATTTTTGATCAAGACCAGTCGAGACCAGTCTCTCATACtttgataagagaaaaaagaaaagtgcagctgctgccttcccGGTGTCACACAGCCTTTGCGACACCTTGTGTGACACGCCCCCTAAACAAGTGGATAAAGACGGCTGGAGAAGCGGTGCATATGTTAGGCATCCCCGGGAAATCGCCATGAAAAATGTCGGCAAACTCTGGCTGGTCTCTTGTTGCATAAGTCAGTGGCAACGAGTACAAGGCAAATTGCAAAATGTCTCGGCGAGTGTGTTCTGTGGCTAATGGTGGACTGGCTGACGTGCGGCAACATGCAGGAGGGGATCAACatagaataaaaatgagaaCGGACAGGAACCAAACGGCAGTGTCAGTTTTTCATAGCACTCGctaaggcagattcagcaccacggacagtacctgctgaggcagattcagcaccacggacagtacctgctgaggcagattcagcaccacggacagtacctgctgaggcagattcagcaccacggacagtacctgtcagattttccacggagatgtgcggctgtaactttgttcttgttattaatgtgttaatgttatcagttattaattaacgtattaatcattattcatttgtttagtcttcatgagttgcctaggccattgatttaattaatttgtcaatttgtttgacaaattaattaatttgtacattgaaatgaacatttaataaatcaacacatctgtgaaactgtggtctttatttcagaggtaaactgataagagcctgaaaaggtgattctataactctgttcagccttaatgtgactgcttactgtccttacttttgctgcttagccacattaatcggagctgacgttaaattggagtgacacacccccagctgaaattaAACATCTGCCGCTGAGTTTATGAaaaaacagatgtttgttgtggccgacactggaaagcagtagcctgtatttaaatataactgttcatataagttggttgtaaataaagatcagctgtgctgctgagtcgttgtcacggcgactgttagattaaaaatgactgagaagtcggtagAAGAATAACTggcagtccatgaaaaaatgattttttttccagtggatattctagttccaacatgattgagctagcaaagcagttttatgTTGCTATCTGTGGCATTTATtaagttttgggaaatcacgatgtctagaaaacatgataagcccaagttggctgctgacaaggactagttaccgtcagatctcatgtgtttccactgaaacggagagaatactagcaaaaaactttgatattttgagagcgaaatgaccacagtatgaaaacatgttgattatacattttattttgctggtaatagttgtataatcgcattattacactggagggtgtgcttgaccgtcattattgtaacttcacaccctctcgtgtaataatgcttaaatatatgttaaaaaatagcatccatgcaaggttccttaaaaatcattattcagcctaataaatattcattaaaatataaatggaagttcataaaCGGAATATTATAGtcagtattcagtattcaatttcatcatcctgaaatgagtcaaactatagctgtcaaagcaccaaaatacaaaatgttctCGAATTGCTTAAGTTAAAGACCCATATTCAAGAAaccttgctgattttttttttcatttagttcatttaatttaggtcttattcccttttcttttaatctttctaaATAGCATATTTATCATTGCTTGTCAGGTCAATGATGGCGTactttttacaagaagtcaaacaacagatttccttagatttgagatttgtttcatcgtgctggttagaaaacaacagtattttgtttttgttgctgttgcatttgttttaaagcAAACTAAGTTTAAAAGAGATACCTGTCATTTTGTTCTATTGTGTTAggatttttctttaatatataTGGTCTTGGTCTCGTCTCGGTCTCGACATCCAAATGTGTTGGTCTTATCTTGGTCTCGGTACTCTCTAGTCTCGGTAATGTCTTGGTCTCGGTTGGTGCCATCTTGACTACAACACtagattcaggaacaaggagatcctgctgatctgagcccagaatcagcagattgttttcttctgaatcggcccaagtcacagcaacgtctcttcagagtccagatgctgaggaggaggttggggttctggactcagaccagcaggatttccttcagactggatcccacagaaggaggacaaaaaggattaccaggtttttgtttttcataaatttgccactttactcctgaaaatgtttttctctgaatattaacCGTCCCCTCCAGCTCAGTGTCCCTGCAGTGGCCCTGACAGTCCGTCATACTCATAGTCCGTATtcttccttcaaaataaaactgcgtttctctcccaaactgagatcctgttggtttggaTTATGTCCCGCCCTAAACTTCCTGtgtcaacaggaaatacatcaaatcaaggcAGTAAGAGTCCATTTTGTGGGCTGTTTAAGGctgaccctgcgttccaaatcgcatacttatactttttacttttagtgtaactgtatgtactgcagctgcagtacatacagtatgtagtttagtatgaaatatgcatgctaattctttttttccctactaaatagcaTGGTAGtgtgagtattggaacgcagggcaccTGACCCTAAACCAGAGCCCCAGTCCAGCCTCTCATGGTGTGCCTGTCAGCCACACCTGCCCAGGTGCTGGGAGGCCTTAACGAGGCCTGGAGGGAAAATGAGCTTCCAAATGACAAATGTGGTTTTGTAATTGATGAGCTCCCTCAGTTTTTCATCTTCctgttagattagattagattagccGATAGCTTTATTCCTGATGCTCACAGTCAATTTATTTCTTCCCCTAAATCACTCAGTCCGTCAGTTTGCTGGAtctcagctgttgttttgtAACGGTCAGTGTGATTTCTGGAAAGTTCCTGCTGTTTCCCAGTAGTTCACATCGTTTCAGTCTGTCGCCTGCGGCCGGAGGCGGCAGGAAAAGGCCAGCGATCCGTGCGAACGCTCGTCATGAAGGTTTGCATTTCAGCTGGAAGCTCATGTGACTGCGTCGCTCATTTCCCCTGGTTTCACAGCATTAGCGCTGCCTCGCTGTACACGGAGGCTTTGTGCTCGCAGCGGCTCCTGGAAATGAACAAGCCCAGGAAACATAAATCTGCCCTCCACGCTGCGCCTGCacttaaccctttaaaacctgcaCATGCACCAggtttctctcaaaaacatggcaaaaaaaaaaggtaaaaaaaaatctgaaatgcaaaaaaaacaaacaacaaatggaTCTGTCAGAGTGAGCCAAACAGTTAAATGTGTCTCCGGCTCGGTGGGACGCCGGCGAGGAGTCCAAGCACATCCTCATCTGTGATTCATTTTTCGATTTTGTTTTAGCTGCTGGtttcttcttttctattttctcaggtcatttcttgctgctTTGCTTGTTTAAAT
The Myripristis murdjan chromosome 16, fMyrMur1.1, whole genome shotgun sequence DNA segment above includes these coding regions:
- the plin6 gene encoding perilipin 6, producing MSYSDHQYNQVSAVQRVSQLPLVRSALDSVTSAYTEVKGRYPLLGLVGGAAEVGMRNVSMAAMQRATPLLQSLEPQIEVANGYACVGLDRLERNFPVLQQSTEEVMGHLKDAFFVTLDDVQVRVVDGLDGALERLERLTEAGWAAVRSLQDTQVGRAASSGLDEVLSRLEDATAYYLPLPPTLRQEWEVRVQQYEDEDEDDEPSAWTRLRSLLLTLSLQLHHRLLKLRERLQDSARTLSDTITPLKSHLSYHTCQITPTGLNRVLELVGNLLQYQQRFLMALVYRADDLRELALAQVRGQAALLAELGPVQQMRELPAQVQLLLRDLQELTKILLQLLINSTPLYSMVSHHGNAHTHPAEDFMSECTSRRSSGNSLFLKAMDGRPRRRKSLYSRSPRGSGSTNSPQNPPSAASSPAGPANGRRPSLKNEAPPPTVEIEGLSVPSESAVSRRASATELLLGPLMQFVSQSQKAFEYLSPNAADEPANSVAETADC